In one Agrobacterium tumefaciens genomic region, the following are encoded:
- a CDS encoding DUF1223 domain-containing protein, which translates to MPLKFRLSICLLGTFLVTSAHAQEAVKGVVELFTSQGCASCPPADEALRKMIQKGDVVGLSYHVDYWNYLGWTDSLASKENTERQYGYMRALGRNGVYTPQAILNGRDHVKGADVRGIYDRLDAFKREGQGLNVPVSSKFAGDEVEIDIGAGSGKADVVVAYFTREQTVDVQKGENQGKKMSYWHSVYDVQTVGMWDGSPMTVKLPASVVAKVKKGGCAVLLQTANASGDPAAIVGASILLGNETP; encoded by the coding sequence ATGCCACTGAAATTCCGCCTGTCGATTTGTCTTCTCGGCACGTTCCTCGTCACATCCGCGCATGCGCAGGAGGCCGTGAAGGGCGTCGTCGAATTGTTCACATCGCAGGGATGCGCCTCCTGCCCGCCGGCGGATGAGGCCCTGCGCAAGATGATCCAGAAGGGCGATGTCGTTGGTCTCTCCTACCACGTCGACTACTGGAATTATCTCGGCTGGACCGATTCGCTGGCATCGAAGGAAAATACCGAACGGCAATATGGCTATATGCGCGCGCTTGGTCGCAACGGGGTCTATACGCCGCAGGCCATTCTGAACGGTCGCGATCATGTCAAAGGCGCCGATGTCCGCGGCATTTATGACCGGCTCGATGCTTTCAAGCGCGAGGGGCAGGGGCTGAACGTGCCGGTTTCGTCAAAATTTGCCGGCGATGAGGTGGAGATCGATATTGGCGCCGGCAGCGGCAAGGCCGATGTTGTGGTTGCCTATTTCACGCGCGAGCAGACGGTGGATGTGCAGAAGGGCGAGAACCAGGGGAAAAAAATGTCCTACTGGCACAGCGTCTATGATGTGCAGACCGTTGGCATGTGGGATGGCTCGCCGATGACGGTGAAACTTCCAGCAAGCGTGGTGGCAAAGGTGAAGAAGGGCGGCTGCGCCGTTCTGCTGCAGACGGCCAATGCCAGCGGCGATCCGGCGGCAATCGTCGGCGCAAGTATTCTTTTGGGAAATGAAACCCCCTAA